The following are from one region of the Ischnura elegans chromosome 12, ioIscEleg1.1, whole genome shotgun sequence genome:
- the LOC124168777 gene encoding probable RNA-binding protein 18 isoform X2, with protein sequence MSGVEPLQKPLPLEPLPEKALEERRLWIGNLDSRITEGYAFVTFESNEDATRAKVALDGKLVGCKRIVLRWAHSISREDLERPKPQLEIPALAGTKNEKKVSRLSVIQAIEAKLKMMERGSTEDFELNAGPSRGLPLNPALSTASTRPRGSMKHHHDSRPYNRAYNRR encoded by the exons ATGAGTGGTGTAGAG CCTTTACAGAAGCCATTACCCTTGGAGCCTTTGCCAGAGAAAGCACTTGAAGAAAGGCGACTTTGGATTGGAAATCTTGACTCTAGAATTACTGA AGGCTATGCTTTCGTCACTTTTGAGAGCAATGAAGACGCTACAAGAGCCAAAGTTGCTCTGGATGGCAAGTTGGTTGGTTGCAAGAGGATTGTCTTGAGATGGGCTCACAGCATTAGCAGG GAGGACTTAGAAAGACCGAAACCACAGCTAGAGATACCAGCACTTGCAGGcacaaagaatgaaaagaaaGTCAG ccgCCTAAGTGTCATACAAGCCATTGAGGCAAAACTGAAGATGATGGAAAGGGGATCAACAGAAGATTTTGAATTAAATGCTGGACCATCGAGAGGTCTACCTTTGAATCCTGCTCTTAGCACTGCAAGCACAAGACCACGTGGCAGTATGAAACATCACCATGATTCAAGGCCATATAATAGGGCATATAATAGAAGGTGA
- the LOC124168779 gene encoding DNA-directed RNA polymerase I subunit RPA12, with protein sequence MFKKPFVSKPGFCPKCGSILPAMKDTGNIICYSCKQEYTALEVYSAMEKEYTIHFNSITGKKYEKKKSAGSEGPIVERQCPMCGNDKMSYATLQLRSADEGQTVFYTCTKCHFKESENS encoded by the exons ATGTTCAAGAAGCCATTTGTTAGCAAGCCGGGATTTTGCCCGAAGTGTGGAAGTATTCTCCCTGCAATGAAGGACACTGGGAATATAATTTGTTACTCATGCAAACAAGAATATACAGCTCTCGAAG tttattcaGCAATGGAAAAAGAGTACACGATACATTTTAATTCAATAACTGGTAAAAAGTACGAAAAAAAGAAATCTGCTGGTTCTGAGGGGCCAATTGTTGAAAGGCAATGCCCAATGTGTGGCAATGACAAAATGTCTTATGCAACACTGCAGTTACGATCTGCTGATGAAGGGCAAACCGTATTTTACACCTGTACAAAATGCCA TTTCAAGGAATCAGAAAATTCATAA
- the LOC124168777 gene encoding probable RNA-binding protein 18 isoform X1 — MSGVEPLQKPLPLEPLPEKALEERRLWIGNLDSRITEYQLLKLLQKYGPIEKFDLLFHRSGPLVGLPRGYAFVTFESNEDATRAKVALDGKLVGCKRIVLRWAHSISREDLERPKPQLEIPALAGTKNEKKVSRLSVIQAIEAKLKMMERGSTEDFELNAGPSRGLPLNPALSTASTRPRGSMKHHHDSRPYNRAYNRR; from the exons ATGAGTGGTGTAGAG CCTTTACAGAAGCCATTACCCTTGGAGCCTTTGCCAGAGAAAGCACTTGAAGAAAGGCGACTTTGGATTGGAAATCTTGACTCTAGAATTACTGA GTATCAACTCTTAAAACTGCTGCAAAAATACGGCCCTATTGAGAAGTTCGATCTTCTATTTCATCGTTCTGGACCGTTGGTGGGTCTGCCTAGAGGCTATGCTTTCGTCACTTTTGAGAGCAATGAAGACGCTACAAGAGCCAAAGTTGCTCTGGATGGCAAGTTGGTTGGTTGCAAGAGGATTGTCTTGAGATGGGCTCACAGCATTAGCAGG GAGGACTTAGAAAGACCGAAACCACAGCTAGAGATACCAGCACTTGCAGGcacaaagaatgaaaagaaaGTCAG ccgCCTAAGTGTCATACAAGCCATTGAGGCAAAACTGAAGATGATGGAAAGGGGATCAACAGAAGATTTTGAATTAAATGCTGGACCATCGAGAGGTCTACCTTTGAATCCTGCTCTTAGCACTGCAAGCACAAGACCACGTGGCAGTATGAAACATCACCATGATTCAAGGCCATATAATAGGGCATATAATAGAAGGTGA
- the LOC124168776 gene encoding PTS-dependent dihydroxyacetone kinase 1, dihydroxyacetone-binding subunit DhaK-like isoform X1 — translation MSFVNKNIVNAREKCVEEMMDGLAAAYKGLLHIHEKYPKVAFSNFIPPGKVSLLSGGGAGHEPFCAGYVGKGMLSAAVSGSVFAAPPSSQIFEAIQQLSAYNNGAGILVIIPNYTGDRLNFGLAVEKALKVGVKVDSVIVGEDCAHQNAKSDFAGRRGLCGLVLIFKIAGAMSAEGKSLEEIVWMAKKAVTVMSTIGICLSPCILPDGTPSFTLAESEIALGVGVHGETGIGKFELCSAKDIVSLMLEKIKESLSLKNGDEVVVLVNNLGSTTEMEQWIVVREVTIQLSGDGIKILRIFCGHLMTSLGMSGVQICILKCKIEDETFDVLKWVDADTNAPAWPANGLLTLSHLHTSGVKKLSHKTVPYIDLKVEMDKRWKLPKIDKNGEKLIFTCIQDAMQALIKEETKINLLDTECGDGDCGTTLRRGAESILSVLDSLPLDCPGALMPCLAAACEPHMAGTAGSIYCLLLTTCSPPLADIKPQENEDSWLLWAEAWGKAWRCGLEGIIKYSGARVGDRTMIDVLEPACTKYQLSAKKSIKDLMVALESTLEAAEKGCAATGKMIPRVGRASYVNATNLHEYDAGAYGTLVWLKAVIMVLQRHFSLL, via the exons ATGTCCTTTGTCAACAAAAATATCGTGAATGCACGAGAAAAGTGCGTTGAAGAAATGATGGATGGGTTGGCAGCTGCTTATAAAGGATTGCTGCATATCCATGAAAAGTATCCTAAAGTGGCATTCTCCAACTTT ATTCCACCGGGAAAAGTGTCTCTCCTTTCTGGCGGAGGGGCGGGTCATGAGCCCTTCTGTGCAGGTTACGTTGGAAAAGGTATGCTGTCTGCCGCAGTCAGTGGATCAGTATTTGCTGCCCCTCCGTCTTCTCAAATATTTGAAGCTATTCAGCAGTTGTCAGCCTATAATAACG GTGCTGGAATTTTAGTCATAATTCCGAACTACACCGGAGATCGCCTTAATTTTGGCTTAGCCGTCGAAAAGGCACTGAAAGTGGGTGTCAAG GTGGATTCGGTGATAGTGGGAGAAGACTGTGCCCATCAAAATGCTAAATCAGATTTTGCTGGAAGGAGAGGTCTTTGTGGTTTGGTCCTTATTTTCAAG atagctGGTGCTATGTCAGCCGAGGGGAAGTCTCTTGAGGAAATTGTGTGGATGGCCAAAAAAGCTGTGACAGTAATGTCTACAATTGgaatatgcttgtcaccatgtatACTACCAG aTGGGACACCTTCATTTACTTTGGCAGAATCAGAAATAGCATTAGGAGTGGGTGTTCATGGTGAAACTGGGATCGGAAAGTTTGAG ctGTGCTCTGCAAAAGACATTGTCTCTCttatgttggaaaaaattaaggaaagtctCTCTCTTAAAAATGGGGATGAAGTGGTTGTATTGGTTAATAATCTTGGATCTACCACAGAAATGGAACAATGGATTGTTGTTAGAGAAGTGACCATTCAGCTGA GTGGAGATGGAATTAAAATACTTCGTATTTTTTGTGGACACCTGATGACTTCTTTGGGCATGTCTGGGGTTCAGATATGTATACTAAAATGCAAAATAGAAGATGAAACATTTGATGTGCTAAAGTGGGTGGATGCTGACACAAATGCACCAGCTTGGCCTGCCAATGGCTTATTGACCCTATCCCACTTACATACCTCAGGAGTCAAAAAATTAAGTCATAAAACAGTTCCATACATTGATTTAAAG GTGGAGATGGATAAAAGATGGAAGTTGCCTAAAATTGataagaatggagaaaaactcatttttacttGCATACAAGATGCCATGCAGGCACTTATCAAAGAAGAGACTAAAATTAATCTGCTTGATACCGAATGTGGAGATGGGGACTGTGGTACAACTCTGCGCCGTGGGGCCGAAA gcaTCCTATCTGTTTTGGATAGCCTCCCTCTGGATTGCCCTGGAGCGCTAATGCCCTGCCTTGCTGCAGCCTGTGAGCCTCATATGGCAGGTACAGCCGGAAGCATTTACTGTTTGCTGCTAACTACCTGTTCTCCTCCACTTGCTGACATAAAACCTCAAGAGAATGAAGATTCTTGGCTGTTGTGGGCAGAGGCTTGGGGTAAAGCTTGGAGGTGTGGCTtggaaggaataataaaatactcAGGAGCAAGAGTGGGAGATAGGACGATG ATAGATGTTTTAGAGCCAGCCTGTACTAAGTACCAGCTTTCTGCAAAGAAATCAATTAAAGATTTGATGGTGGCCTTAGAATCAACATTGGAAGCAGCAGAAAAGGGCTGTGCTGCCACTGGAAAAATGATACCTAG AGTGGGGAGAGCCAGCTATGTGAATGCAACAAACCTACATGAATATGATGCTGGAGCTTATGGGACTCTAGTGTGGCTAAAGGCAGTTATTATGGTCCTACAGAGACATTTTTCTCTGCTTTAA
- the LOC124168778 gene encoding U6 snRNA-associated Sm-like protein LSm4, with the protein MLPLTLLKTAQNHPMLVELKSGETYNGHLVTCDNWMNIMLREVICTSREGDKFWRMPECYVRGSTIKYLRIPDEVIDMVKEEVASKARGGGRGDGRGGGNQRGGQRGRGGGGGGRGGFGGRGRSGPMGRGMGGRNMGNKDKMK; encoded by the exons ATG TTGCCGTTAACTCTCCTTAAAACTGCTCAGAATCACCCTATG ctcgtTGAATTGAAAAGTGGCGAGACCTACAACGGGCATTTGGTGACATGTGATAATTGGATGAATATCATGCTCCGAGAAGTCATCTGTACCTCTCGG GAAGGAGACAAGTTTTGGAGGATGCCCGAGTGTTATGTTCGAGGTAGTACGATCAAGTACCTTCGAATCCCGGATGAAGTAATTGATATGGTGAAAGAAGAAGTGGCATCTAAAGCAAGGGGAGGTGGTCGTGGTGATGGAAGAGGCGGCGGGAATCAAAGGGGTGGGCAAAGAGGACGAGGAGGTGGCGGCGGCGGCCGTG GTGGTTTTGGTGGAAGAGGACGCTCTGGACCAATGGGGAGAGGAATGGGTGGACGAAACATGGGAAATAAAGACAAAATGAAGTAG
- the LOC124168776 gene encoding PTS-dependent dihydroxyacetone kinase 1, dihydroxyacetone-binding subunit DhaK-like isoform X2, which produces MSFVNKNIVNAREKCVEEMMDGLAAAYKGLLHIHEKYPKVAFSNFIPPGKVSLLSGGGAGHEPFCAGYVGKGMLSAAVSGSVFAAPPSSQIFEAIQQLSAYNNGAGILVIIPNYTGDRLNFGLAVEKALKVGVKVDSVIVGEDCAHQNAKSDFAGRRGLCGLVLIFKIAGAMSAEGKSLEEIVWMAKKAVTVMSTIGICLSPCILPDGTPSFTLAESEIALGVGVHGETGIGKFELCSAKDIVSLMLEKIKESLSLKNGDEVVVLVNNLGSTTEMEQWIVVREVTIQLSGDGIKILRIFCGHLMTSLGMSGVQICILKCKIEDETFDVLKWVDADTNAPAWPANGLLTLSHLHTSGVKKLSHKTVPYIDLKVEMDKRWKLPKIDKNGEKLIFTCIQDAMQALIKEETKINLLDTECGDGDCGTTLRRGAESILSVLDSLPLDCPGALMPCLAAACEPHMAGTAGSIYCLLLTTCSPPLADIKPQENEDSWLLWAEAWGKAWRCGLEGIIKYSGARVGDRTMIDVLEPACTKYQLSAKKSIKDLMVALESTLEAAEKGCAATGKMIPSISDLE; this is translated from the exons ATGTCCTTTGTCAACAAAAATATCGTGAATGCACGAGAAAAGTGCGTTGAAGAAATGATGGATGGGTTGGCAGCTGCTTATAAAGGATTGCTGCATATCCATGAAAAGTATCCTAAAGTGGCATTCTCCAACTTT ATTCCACCGGGAAAAGTGTCTCTCCTTTCTGGCGGAGGGGCGGGTCATGAGCCCTTCTGTGCAGGTTACGTTGGAAAAGGTATGCTGTCTGCCGCAGTCAGTGGATCAGTATTTGCTGCCCCTCCGTCTTCTCAAATATTTGAAGCTATTCAGCAGTTGTCAGCCTATAATAACG GTGCTGGAATTTTAGTCATAATTCCGAACTACACCGGAGATCGCCTTAATTTTGGCTTAGCCGTCGAAAAGGCACTGAAAGTGGGTGTCAAG GTGGATTCGGTGATAGTGGGAGAAGACTGTGCCCATCAAAATGCTAAATCAGATTTTGCTGGAAGGAGAGGTCTTTGTGGTTTGGTCCTTATTTTCAAG atagctGGTGCTATGTCAGCCGAGGGGAAGTCTCTTGAGGAAATTGTGTGGATGGCCAAAAAAGCTGTGACAGTAATGTCTACAATTGgaatatgcttgtcaccatgtatACTACCAG aTGGGACACCTTCATTTACTTTGGCAGAATCAGAAATAGCATTAGGAGTGGGTGTTCATGGTGAAACTGGGATCGGAAAGTTTGAG ctGTGCTCTGCAAAAGACATTGTCTCTCttatgttggaaaaaattaaggaaagtctCTCTCTTAAAAATGGGGATGAAGTGGTTGTATTGGTTAATAATCTTGGATCTACCACAGAAATGGAACAATGGATTGTTGTTAGAGAAGTGACCATTCAGCTGA GTGGAGATGGAATTAAAATACTTCGTATTTTTTGTGGACACCTGATGACTTCTTTGGGCATGTCTGGGGTTCAGATATGTATACTAAAATGCAAAATAGAAGATGAAACATTTGATGTGCTAAAGTGGGTGGATGCTGACACAAATGCACCAGCTTGGCCTGCCAATGGCTTATTGACCCTATCCCACTTACATACCTCAGGAGTCAAAAAATTAAGTCATAAAACAGTTCCATACATTGATTTAAAG GTGGAGATGGATAAAAGATGGAAGTTGCCTAAAATTGataagaatggagaaaaactcatttttacttGCATACAAGATGCCATGCAGGCACTTATCAAAGAAGAGACTAAAATTAATCTGCTTGATACCGAATGTGGAGATGGGGACTGTGGTACAACTCTGCGCCGTGGGGCCGAAA gcaTCCTATCTGTTTTGGATAGCCTCCCTCTGGATTGCCCTGGAGCGCTAATGCCCTGCCTTGCTGCAGCCTGTGAGCCTCATATGGCAGGTACAGCCGGAAGCATTTACTGTTTGCTGCTAACTACCTGTTCTCCTCCACTTGCTGACATAAAACCTCAAGAGAATGAAGATTCTTGGCTGTTGTGGGCAGAGGCTTGGGGTAAAGCTTGGAGGTGTGGCTtggaaggaataataaaatactcAGGAGCAAGAGTGGGAGATAGGACGATG ATAGATGTTTTAGAGCCAGCCTGTACTAAGTACCAGCTTTCTGCAAAGAAATCAATTAAAGATTTGATGGTGGCCTTAGAATCAACATTGGAAGCAGCAGAAAAGGGCTGTGCTGCCACTGGAAAAATGATACCTAG